In Vespa velutina chromosome 1, iVesVel2.1, whole genome shotgun sequence, the genomic stretch cATAAGAAAACTTTATTTACTAACATAGCCTTTTCAGCATTACGTgcctgaaaaaaatataaatcagttttatttaaattatacaaagaaattactttgtttttaatacataagaatatatacataatttatacttaccatatttgtatgtgtgttttaAACTTTGGTTTGAACAAATTGACTTTATTCAATACAAGttcattcaataaataattaatgcattaaattattaatgcataaaaataattagtgcattaaattaattaaaatatttctacaataaccacatgaataaaaaagaatagtaagatttcgtttcattaatgtttatatttttttaggttatattgaaaaatttaacgtATTCAGTCAATACGAATAATAGAACATTTTAAACGTGTGTTTTAATGTTTTtagaattttgtatataattgttataaaaaaaatatgtgtatataagttTGAAGAACGTGAttttaagtataaataatatttccttgAATATGGACCAGTATACACAATACACAATGCTATTGTACGTTAAAGACACGAACGCTTCGTAAACTCAAGATAAGAgttatttaaagataatatttattaaaatagtttGCATTTAAATACACgcatatgttaatattttttttaaatcgaatttttatcatataaatttgacaaaattataatttatcttataaGGTTATGTGCATTTTAAGATagtgttttgttttctttatcgaagGTACGTGTAGGAATTCTGATTGGTGGTTAAGTGAAGAGCGACCaaagtagagaaaagaaattggtaTTTCCTTGTccgtcatttaaaaaaaaattccagtAACAAAGAAACCGGTAAGAGCTGTGCTCTTTTGTCACAATTAATCTGAAGTATATTGGCGAATACATCGAAGGTATTGTCATTTATTGTTTACATCtaattaacttttaatattaacaataaatagaaGTAATAAGACggaattatttcaattgttaTAGATACATTGATCGTTGTGTTTAAATTGTTCCACATTCTGCCGGAAATGTTGCGTGAGTAATTCTCTTTTGTTAAGAAcaagtatttaaattttatatatataaatgaaattcgttttttttaaattaataatacttaacCAATATACGATAGCtattaaaatgtatgaaactatatagaatatttatttgtggATTGAAATAAGATGACAAACTGTCATTAGAGtgttttttttgtaatcatataaagaatttagttgtaattttttacgtttttattctttgttaaggattttctttattcgtctTTATTAGGTGTCCAGATACTGTTGCTTCTCATCTGCTTTTTAACAGGAGTATTGTCTGAGAATTgcgatgataacaataaagaGCTATGTACATCAAAAAATGATGAGCAACAATCTTTGAAATCTGCAACTTCTATTTATGATTTTCATGCGCTTGATATCCATGGAAATGATGTAGACTTGAATAAATATCGTggttatgtattaataattgttaacgTTGCTAGCAACTGTGGATTAACTGATACCAACTATAAACAACTTGTGCAATTATATGAGAAGTATAACTCTGAAGGATTGAGAATTCTTGCGTTTCCATCTAATCAATTTGGTGGCCAAGAACCAGGAACTTCTCAAGAAATTCTTaacttcgttaaaaaatataatgttactTTTGATATGTTTGAAAAAGTAGATGTCAATGGAAATAATGCTCATCCTCTGTGGAAATGGCTGACTGAGTTGGGTGGAGATAAAGGGGGAACCATTAAATGGAATTTTActaaatttatcattgataaaaaaggCAATGTTGTAGCAAGATTTGCTCCTAATAATGAACCAATAGAAATGGAAcctattttaaacaaatatttgtaaatcttattatatgataaatttatgtttaataatGTGGAATATATAAAGATCAAGATAACATATAATGTGATATAACTTTAtagtttagaatttttttcttttcatgacatatataaatatataataaaacagcATCTTATAgatcttattttaattgtttaaataatgttatttgCTTCCAAAaccttttataatttaataatgtgACTACCTACAACACAAATAAAAGgtggtatttaaaaaaaaatactattctatctaaagataatagtaatgcaagttattataatgaataagtttattttcaagatttcTGACAATGTAAATGCAGACTGTACAAAATAGTCCCGAGTTAAAGAAACTCAGCATGATTATAGActtaaattttaacattaaataaaatacatatattatatttattaataacatttataagtaaatatttttaaacacttTTAAGCATTTAATTTAGAGCATAGCTTATTCACAGTTTcttacaattatatttgaagtttatttattaatttaatatcctaAAGCTGAGTAGAAGTAAAAATGCTTGTAAAAATCTTTGTGTTATAATATCTTCATGGAATATCTTAAAAGTTACATTATCACTTGCTCTATGTACAAGATTTAATACATGACAcatattaaattctatatttaataaatgaagagatttcattatttttatataagactggaatgaaaatatgtgaagtaaatttttaaaatatttttatatatactaacgataatgaacAGTCCCACACGTTCTTGAATAAACGCATATTTTGCGTATGGTATATATACGATCATTTTATATGGACGGATTTTACAAATTGATAAGTATATCaacaaaattgtataaataaatataatctaataaattacAGAATATCAGGCAGTTCCCTTAACATTGCTATTAATTGTAGCCAGTTCGTGTtccatatttttgttttttccattAGTGATGGTCATAACGTCTTCATAAgtctaaaaagaaattaataaagctgaatatttatatcataaagaTTACATTAATCGAGCATTTATAGTTATTTACTCTAATCTTTTACTATTAactaatatgtattttttctattcgaatattctaattaatctttcaaattcattcttccttcacgcttaatttctttttcacgtatataaaattaaagaaatgcaataacaataaattaccCATAGTTTCTTGTTGTAATTCTACCTTGTAGGAAGGATTATCATATGCCGATGTAGTTTTGCGTGGTGATATATCCGCCTTACTGCTCGTTCGTCTTTTCATCAACATCATTAAAAGAATCAATGTAGATAATATTGCGAGTGATGCCACTATGGCTACTATCACTAAAGGACCATAATAATCTCCTTCGTGTAACGGTATCGAAGCCAATTTATCCGCTATAAACAAAGATtgaattttttacatataaattatttacaaatacatatttgCATATTCAAacctatatttaaattataaaagattagtGAATACCTTGTCGAGGCACATTCGTTGGTATTAAAATACCAGGTTTAGTAACAAAATCTTGcacattactttttttaattcttccatTCGTTAAATAAACTTCGATCCACAAACGATACCTTGTCCCTGGTTTAAGATCACTGATAATAGTCTTAGCTGGAGAATCTCTTTTAGCAATTTTAAATGTACTTGTATCTTCTTTACCACTGTCACTTTGATAAATTGCTCGATAAATATTGACATATTTATCTTCAGGATAAGGAACTCCACTCCAAGATATTTCAACATCGGTCGACTTGatagtttttatttcaacTTTTACGTCAAATGAATAAGGATCTGGCTCAGAGGATGTAGTTACatgaatctaaaaaaaaattatatatgtatatacttgaatttttctattaaaaaattaataataaacattttaataatttttatataaaatatgtaatatgcaTTGTATATTACCGTTTTTTCTGCTACAAGTTCAGTAGCTTGTCCAGGAAatggtataaaataaattccaatTTCGTACGTTGTCATCGGTTTAAGATTTTCTATAACATAATTCGTGACAGCTCTATGAATCAATGGCGTTGCTGCATATACTTTCCCATCGTGTTCCTTGTATCGTAATTGAACACCATCGATGAATTGTAACTCGTAATCGGTAAATTTCTTCCACATAATATTTATCCAACTCGAATTTGTTTCCATTATTTGTAATTCCGCATCGATTGGTATTTGTGGTGGTAATGTTGTAATCTCAGCTTGCTTTTCCAAAGTACGTATAGAGTATATTTTACTCGTAGGACTGTTCGTTAAATCTTTTAGCTTCACCGTTATTTTCACTTTGTATTCTGTCGATGGTTTTAAATCATCTAATTCGAATTCCAATTGAGGAGTTGCTATTAAATCACCAGGAGGTGCAAATACTTTAGATTTCCAAGTAGTAGgattaaaatttctaaaaatttatatcaatattataattatagaataattcATGAATATAGTGAAAACTAATTGATAATTTACTTAGAGTCACTCGTGTATCTTAATTCAACTCTTCCATGAAGACCAACTAAAATCGTTGGTACCGTAAATACTAATCGTACTGTACTTTCATCGAGAGCTTCCAGAACTTGTACAGTGACCTCATCAGATGAAGATGATACAGGAAAATTAGGAATACCTCCTGTTAATGGAAAACCTGGTGGCACATTGTGATCTAATCCTGTAatagaaattgtaaaaatgttcAATTTTTCTAAGATCGTTAACGTATATAAGTTTCGAATAATTGATAAGACCTATTCTTCATTATAGAACATGGATGTTTCctaaaatgatcgattttagAAATCAAGATATAGGTAGGTATGAAAACCTATTGTCAtgcgaaataaatgaattttatttattttttttttcttttttcttctttttttttatcagggACGAACCTGACTGGTTTGGCGTTTGTGCTGCGAACGGATGATTCAAGTGCGTGAGTCCTGAATGTGGTATATGAGCATCAATATGAAGCGGTAGAGAAGGTTGCGGACCGGTTGGTATGTTATGAGGTATTGCTGGCTGTCCAGGATAATGTTGGAAAGGTCCTAGATTAGGATCGTGTTGACTAATATGAGCCAACAATTCTTCTATTTGTTGAGGAGTATTAGGAATATCTGGAGTGTGTATATGATAAGTGGTCTGTCCATTTTCACTCTTTTGCGTAAAAATGTGTGGCTTGCCAGTTTTTTTTGCTACAGGTGGTGGGGTTCCAAAATAACTTGTTTGTATTTGATTAGTGGATGGTCGCTTTTGTGTTGCGATTTGTTGATGAAGATTGTAAATACCGGAATGTCCCTGAGGCGGACCATGATCAAGTTGAATTAAGCCAGGATGTTGAATGTTTATAAGATGATAAAGTTCGTCGGGTGCGATCTCTTGTTCGGGATTGCGTTGACCTTGTTTTGGTTTACCCGGTAAAGTAGGTGCCGTCGTTTTGATCTTGTCTAAATCGGAGAAATTATCGTCAATttgagttttcttttttgaattcaTTTGAACTATCACGTTTGGATCGATCGGATCTGATTTTGTTGGTATCGAATCACGGTAAGGTGGTCCTGCCGCGCTGTCATCAAAATGCGAATTAAAACTAGCAGGAGGTATATTCTCTCCGTTATTCGGTACAAATGAGAAACTGGAATCGTCGGATTCCTGATGAGTATTTAACGGTATAAATTGAGGTTGGTCAACGTTGTGACTGCCTTTCTGTAAAAATGGTAATTTACTTGGTTTAATcgtactatgtatatattgattatcCATGCTCGGTTGATTCGGAACGGACATAATTTTATCGGGAAATTTATCGGGATTTAAAGGTCCAGGAAAATGCGTTTTCACTGGTTCGATGGGCTTTTTAGAATCCAACTTAGATTTTGATTTATCTTTGAGCAATAATTTTTCGGTTTGAGAGGACAAATGAAAGACATCGTCGATGATAGGATGAGTAGGATTATAGTCAGGGCTATAAGGTCCATTGTATGGTACGGTAGGATGTCCAGGATCCATAGGATAATGAAAGAGTCCATGAGTAGTGGCAGGGGAAGAGTAAGTATTAGTGTTTTTTGAATCTTCCCGCAAGGAGGAAGTGCCATGTTCCGGTTCCTGGCTGGGCCTGACCATTTCCGACTCGTTATTCGATCTTTTGCTATCGTCAATCAATTTCCGATTGAACGTGTCTGTGGCTAAGGGGCCGGGGAACGTGGGCGTCACGTTCATTCCTGCAATAAGTAAAGTCTATTGTCATAGAAATAGTCAGTAAGCGGTCAGAATTTGTCCAAAGTCCATGCATATTTACAGCCAGATCCAAGTTAcctacatatgtgtatgtacaagCATACCTGCGGCCGTACAAAGCATGCATCTACAGCTTCTTAtgcaaaaatatacaattatcgAATAAGTGTGATCAGAATTTATGGTTTttggaattatttaaattatttaacttatatatgtatatacacacacatatatatatatatatctcctatACCTATACCTACATATAAAAGATTCTTACATATAAGAGATTCTTCATTTTTAGGTGAACGATACATAATTACAATCTTTTTGGTGAGACAAGTTTATGTGTCAATGTCTTCGTGTATGATACGTCATAGTCTTGATGAACACGCGAAACTAGGATGATAATCATTTTTACGGGTTTATATAcatcttttttcgaaataatatactGGACATATCCAGTCAGGTCCGAGCATGGTACAAAGCGTAACCCAATACCAAATACCCAATTAAAGATTCGTTGTTacagaaaacgaaaaaatgatGGAAAAGTTTTTATCCTTACGAATACCGTCACCGTCACATTAATCGAACAAGAAATACGAATAACTATAAAcaatcaattattcttttttttcgttagaaattaattatttgatcgtTCATTCTTCAATCCTCAgtaattttttcaatcattcGTAGAATATTATAAGTCGAATGATATAATCGAATTTCAACTATTAAAGTTCGGAGTCTACCTGTACCCTGTAATGAGGGATGTCCACAGACCCAATGTAAGCAACATTCATCTCCAGGCAGATGCATCAATGCTGCTTGATATGATGGACATTGTAAGGTTACAGGTGGCAAAGCAGGAACCGGTGGACAGGCTGCTTGACAGGACACATTTCCCATTTCACAATAACATCTTTTTTCACATCCAGTTACATTTGATGGTAATTCGCTCCAATTGTCATACGTTACTCCTTCGTAATTGCAAGATCCATTATTTCTACAACGGACTTCCTGAAAAGTAtagaattgataaatatatattttattgttaattattatagaatttattatagaattatttagaaattaataattattattatagaaaaagagaataacgtTGGCAATGTTTACGTGTCGCGTAAACATATGCCTTGCATTTCAAGCTCAAACGATATGTAActcaaaaattgtttatttttcgattgaaTATAGATGTTGTGAAGGACAGTAAAGAGAAATGTTGAATGTGATGGATGGTACAAACATTCGTAATAGGGAGTAATAGAATAGGTACGTAATCGTGAGattctatatagatatatattctaaatatacattctaaatataaaattttaaatattgattatatatatatatatatatagtctatatttaacatatacataatcaaatttaattaaatttaatatatatatacaatgaaaatttaatatacaaattgtGAGGAGTAGTTAAGGAGGCCAAGGTAAACATTTTTTGTCAGACAGCATGGGGTTGATGAAGTCTTGTTATCCCGTTATGCGACCAAGTTGTTAGCGTAGAGCATGAAAATTATCAACTAATATTTGCTCTGACAACTGCAGTTTGTACAGATGGAGTGATTCTAATCATAAGTCAATTGTTAAATTGTCAGTTGTTACACCCATAAATTCGTTAAGTAATTAGTAGTTTCTGTTACTATGAGCAGTATAActgttttatttcgttatcatTCAATATCTGTCCAGTAGTTGTGTTAAATTAACGAAGTATTTTCGATACAATgttgtttgataaaaaatgtttGCCTTGGGCCTCCCTAACCATCCCTCACAGTTTATGTATTGAGTTTTGAAATATCCTCTATAAATTATAGagtattgtgtgtgtgtgtgtgtgtgttgtgttatgtgtgtgtatgtgtgcataaattataatgttcgtattattatcgttatatattcttcttaatttttatttttaactaataaatataataaataaataaatatatatatataatatttattgttttttaccTGAGGACAACACTGAGGTGCCTTGGGAACGAAATTCGCTGGAACGGTTTCCCAATCAAGACAATGGGGATCCAAAACGTCCAATCCAAAATCTGTAGGACACTGTATCGTAACACATTCTGCTTTTCCACCTTCAGCACACATGCAGAAGGAAATACATTCGTCGTACCATTCTGCTCCAAGCTTATACGATTTCCCTCTGTGACTGCATGAGTTTTTATCGAACATTTTCTCCGAAACGTTAGTTTTTATTACTTCCGCAGGCAGAGATATTTGAATAGCTGGACCAGTTCGGCCTGACTCGGTAACTCGAACATAATATGTACGC encodes the following:
- the LOC124957163 gene encoding probable phospholipid hydroperoxide glutathione peroxidase; translation: MLRVQILLLLICFLTGVLSENCDDNNKELCTSKNDEQQSLKSATSIYDFHALDIHGNDVDLNKYRGYVLIIVNVASNCGLTDTNYKQLVQLYEKYNSEGLRILAFPSNQFGGQEPGTSQEILNFVKKYNVTFDMFEKVDVNGNNAHPLWKWLTELGGDKGGTIKWNFTKFIIDKKGNVVARFAPNNEPIEMEPILNKYL